The following proteins are encoded in a genomic region of Phycisphaera sp.:
- a CDS encoding prepilin-type N-terminal cleavage/methylation domain-containing protein, whose translation MVRGLSQPGRSLRRRRARGFTLIETALATVIIGVGVVAIVEAHQAFMRSNQWSTHAATATFLGGEIREYTLALPRHDPVTGLRIVGGDVEGWGPEPGETLVEDFDDLDDFDGLSFAFNGTPGFADDDDLPGPLDAFGLVIPEIFADGSVMLDPDGNPVPMQGWTQTVRVVKVHPTDPTLELTPDFVEAPVGASAGIAIDEFPLKVEVTVTYEGPFVTAPVEVTRVVWIVP comes from the coding sequence GTGGTTCGTGGCCTCAGCCAACCCGGTCGGAGTCTCCGTCGCCGTCGCGCTCGTGGCTTCACGCTCATCGAGACGGCCCTGGCCACGGTAATCATCGGTGTTGGTGTCGTCGCCATCGTCGAGGCGCACCAGGCCTTCATGCGCAGCAACCAGTGGTCGACGCACGCGGCGACGGCCACCTTCCTGGGCGGGGAGATCCGTGAGTACACGTTAGCCTTGCCCCGGCACGATCCGGTGACCGGGCTTCGCATCGTTGGTGGTGACGTCGAGGGCTGGGGCCCCGAACCCGGCGAAACGCTGGTTGAGGACTTCGACGACCTGGACGACTTCGATGGCCTGAGCTTCGCCTTCAATGGCACGCCGGGCTTCGCTGATGATGATGACCTGCCCGGGCCGCTCGACGCGTTTGGCCTGGTCATTCCCGAAATCTTCGCCGACGGCTCGGTCATGCTCGACCCCGACGGCAACCCGGTCCCCATGCAGGGCTGGACGCAGACGGTGCGGGTGGTGAAGGTCCACCCGACCGACCCGACGCTCGAACTCACGCCCGATTTCGTCGAGGCACCGGTTGGTGCTTCGGCGGGCATCGCCATCGATGAGTTCCCGCTGAAGGTCGAAGTGACCGTGACCTACGAGGGGCCGTTCGTAACCGCGCCGGTGGAAGTCACCCGTGTGGTGTGGATCGTGCCCTGA
- a CDS encoding prepilin-type N-terminal cleavage/methylation domain-containing protein — translation MKHRTRSPRQLHAAAAGGFSLIEMMVALAISAALLTASLAALDTSFKSYQQTSETASTHVVTRIVTHRVLTMIRTGREFAPYPIDVLDQTQNPMFTNTIEFLSAEDEATNFREVTRIFAELDPDATDGSQRLMLTLDEFTDGILTSSETRPLLRGVLDATFTLEYDIGPQLRRATMDLTVEASDIGDAGLDTNWDTPSLRLVASASPRRLRDR, via the coding sequence GTGAAGCATCGCACTCGTTCGCCTCGACAATTGCATGCCGCTGCCGCTGGCGGCTTCAGCCTGATTGAGATGATGGTGGCCCTGGCGATTAGCGCCGCGCTGCTGACGGCCTCACTCGCGGCGCTCGATACCAGCTTTAAGAGCTACCAGCAGACGAGCGAAACCGCCTCGACGCACGTCGTGACGCGCATCGTGACGCATCGTGTGCTCACGATGATCCGGACGGGTCGCGAGTTTGCGCCCTATCCCATCGACGTGCTCGATCAGACGCAGAACCCGATGTTCACCAACACCATCGAGTTCCTGTCGGCCGAGGACGAGGCGACGAACTTCCGTGAGGTGACCCGGATCTTTGCCGAGCTCGATCCCGATGCGACCGATGGCTCGCAGCGCCTGATGCTCACGCTCGACGAGTTTACCGATGGTATCCTGACGTCGAGCGAGACGAGGCCGCTGCTGCGCGGCGTGCTGGACGCCACGTTCACGCTCGAATACGACATTGGCCCCCAGCTGCGCCGGGCGACGATGGACCTGACCGTTGAGGCCAGCGACATCGGCGACGCCGGGCTGGACACGAACTGGGACACGCCCAGCCTGCGGCTGGTGGCGAGCGCGTCTCCGCGGCGGCTCAGGGATCGATAG
- the dnaX gene encoding DNA polymerase III subunit gamma/tau, whose amino-acid sequence MAYTALARRYRSQDFETVVGQEAVARTLAKAIEQGRVGHAYLFCGTRGVGKTSMARIFAKALAGGTEDTDAAIMAGQDSDVIEIDAASNRGVDNARELIANAGYMPLRGKLKVYIIDEVHMLTKEAFNTLLKTMEEPPDHVKFILCTTEANKVPPTIQSRCQRFDFRMISANRIADHLREVSEKEGVQADDDLLAAVARLGAGSMRDALSLLDRLMAAGDKKLTLARLEELLGLPDRELIGKVIDAIASSDTRQALEAGDELLGLGIGPELALETLANRLRDLMILGVCGPETTLVELSDAARQSETQRAGNFDAPALSHMIALCETAQRVCRESPAPRAMFDAALVRLAMAERFADLTALASGGGASRVPEMSRGKA is encoded by the coding sequence ATGGCCTACACCGCCCTCGCCCGCCGCTATCGGAGTCAGGATTTTGAGACCGTCGTGGGTCAGGAGGCGGTCGCGCGCACCCTGGCCAAGGCGATCGAGCAGGGGCGTGTGGGGCACGCGTACCTGTTCTGCGGCACGCGGGGGGTGGGCAAGACCTCGATGGCCCGGATCTTTGCCAAGGCCCTGGCCGGGGGCACAGAGGACACCGACGCCGCCATCATGGCCGGGCAGGACAGCGACGTCATCGAGATCGACGCGGCAAGCAACCGGGGCGTTGACAACGCGCGGGAGTTGATCGCCAACGCGGGGTACATGCCGCTGCGGGGCAAGCTCAAGGTCTACATCATCGACGAGGTCCACATGCTGACCAAGGAGGCGTTCAACACCCTCCTGAAGACGATGGAAGAGCCGCCCGACCACGTCAAGTTCATCCTGTGCACGACCGAGGCGAACAAGGTTCCCCCCACCATCCAGAGCCGGTGCCAGCGGTTCGACTTCCGGATGATCTCGGCCAACCGCATCGCCGACCACCTGCGAGAAGTCAGCGAGAAGGAGGGCGTGCAGGCGGACGATGACCTGTTGGCCGCCGTGGCACGTCTGGGCGCGGGATCAATGCGCGATGCGCTCAGCCTCCTCGATCGGCTGATGGCGGCTGGGGACAAGAAACTCACCCTGGCACGGCTGGAAGAGTTGCTGGGCTTGCCCGATCGTGAATTGATTGGCAAGGTGATCGATGCGATCGCGTCGAGTGATACTCGGCAGGCTCTGGAGGCCGGGGACGAGTTGCTCGGTCTGGGCATCGGACCCGAACTGGCGCTCGAGACGCTGGCGAATCGGCTCCGGGATCTGATGATTCTCGGTGTGTGTGGCCCGGAAACAACGCTTGTTGAGTTGTCCGATGCCGCCAGGCAGAGCGAGACCCAACGGGCGGGCAACTTCGATGCCCCAGCGCTCTCGCACATGATCGCGCTCTGCGAGACCGCCCAGCGGGTGTGCCGGGAGAGCCCGGCACCACGAGCGATGTTCGATGCGGCGCTGGTGCGGCTGGCGATGGCCGAACGATTCGCCGACCTGACGGCCCTTGCCTCGGGCGGTGGTGCAAGCCGGGTCCCGGAGATGTCGCGGGGAAAAGCCTGA
- a CDS encoding YbaB/EbfC family nucleoid-associated protein, protein MFDQMRALGAITSLMKDRQKLTDAAARVKDRLDSARVQGTAGEGAIVVTMSGAMKVVSVHIEPAMASAFSADEASRLLAQDLIAQATNDAMAKAQAVARETIAEEAKELGLPEELSSQLGGPFSSALGL, encoded by the coding sequence ATGTTTGATCAGATGCGCGCGCTCGGCGCCATCACGAGCCTGATGAAGGATCGCCAGAAGCTGACCGACGCCGCCGCGCGCGTGAAGGATCGGTTGGATTCGGCGCGCGTGCAGGGCACGGCCGGCGAGGGCGCGATCGTCGTGACGATGAGCGGCGCGATGAAGGTCGTGAGCGTCCACATCGAGCCGGCGATGGCCTCGGCGTTCTCTGCCGATGAGGCGAGCCGGCTACTGGCCCAGGACCTGATCGCGCAGGCGACCAACGACGCGATGGCCAAGGCCCAGGCCGTCGCACGAGAGACGATCGCCGAAGAAGCCAAAGAGCTCGGGCTTCCCGAGGAGCTGAGCTCGCAGCTCGGCGGGCCGTTCTCGTCGGCCCTGGGGCTGTGA
- a CDS encoding PilZ domain-containing protein: protein MLETVNHDRGPIPLRERRQHPRFSVPPMYSPIAVRTLDSDEFRFEGHAYDVSEGGLQFELDRPFEPGTRLAFRIELPGPMGFGRSPHVGPGRDLGPGRAIFAFATVVWIDDDEFGPARMAAVFNMFCRAGDKDRLKQALAQTMARAA, encoded by the coding sequence ATGCTCGAAACCGTGAATCACGACCGTGGCCCGATCCCCCTCCGCGAGCGGCGGCAGCATCCGCGTTTCAGCGTGCCGCCGATGTACAGCCCGATCGCGGTACGCACGCTCGATAGCGACGAGTTCCGCTTCGAGGGCCACGCCTACGACGTGAGCGAAGGCGGGCTCCAGTTCGAGCTCGATCGGCCGTTCGAGCCCGGCACGCGGCTGGCTTTTCGCATCGAGTTGCCCGGCCCGATGGGCTTTGGTCGTTCGCCCCACGTGGGCCCGGGGCGCGACCTGGGCCCCGGCAGAGCAATCTTCGCGTTCGCCACGGTGGTGTGGATCGACGACGACGAGTTTGGCCCTGCCCGCATGGCGGCGGTGTTCAACATGTTCTGCCGGGCTGGTGACAAGGACCGGCTGAAGCAGGCACTCGCGCAGACGATGGCGCGAGCGGCATAA
- the obgE gene encoding GTPase ObgE, protein MFADRATISIYAGKGGDGCVSFKRGKGLPKGGPDGGDGGDGGSVILVADENVGTLLDYRGKHDWRAKGGRPGEGSQRYGAGADDIELPLPPGTLIYDDNTGELLWDLAPGDRIIGAHGGKGGLGNEKFKSATNQTPRQATKGEPGEKRRIRLELKLIAEVGLVGLPNAGKSTLLASTTAAAPKVANYPFTTLSPQLGIAELDASRRLVIADIPGLIEGAAGGAGLGHEFLRHVERTRVLIHVLDMVPDNGDAASNYKSIRAELGQYTPALLEKPELIALNKADLFVDDQELADTVADVRRALDLADDTKVFIISGAARQGLRELLEAAWKLVHPAGHTQPGWSASPA, encoded by the coding sequence ATGTTTGCCGACCGCGCCACTATCTCGATCTACGCCGGCAAGGGGGGCGATGGCTGCGTCTCGTTCAAGCGGGGCAAGGGCCTGCCCAAGGGCGGCCCCGACGGCGGCGATGGCGGCGACGGCGGGAGTGTCATCCTGGTGGCTGACGAGAACGTTGGCACGTTATTGGACTATCGGGGCAAGCACGATTGGCGGGCCAAGGGCGGCCGGCCGGGCGAGGGATCCCAGCGATACGGCGCGGGTGCCGACGACATCGAACTCCCGCTGCCACCGGGCACGCTGATCTACGACGACAACACGGGCGAGCTGCTGTGGGACCTGGCCCCGGGCGACCGGATCATCGGGGCCCACGGCGGCAAGGGCGGGCTGGGCAACGAGAAGTTCAAGAGCGCGACGAACCAGACCCCGCGGCAGGCGACCAAGGGCGAGCCCGGTGAGAAGCGTCGCATCAGGCTCGAACTGAAGCTGATCGCCGAGGTTGGCCTCGTCGGCCTGCCCAACGCGGGCAAGAGCACGCTGCTGGCCTCAACCACCGCCGCCGCGCCGAAGGTGGCCAACTACCCGTTCACCACCCTCAGCCCGCAGCTTGGCATCGCCGAGCTCGACGCCAGTCGCCGGCTGGTGATCGCCGACATCCCCGGGCTCATCGAGGGTGCCGCGGGCGGCGCGGGGCTTGGGCACGAGTTCCTGCGGCATGTCGAGCGCACGAGGGTGCTCATCCACGTGCTGGACATGGTGCCCGACAACGGCGACGCGGCCTCGAACTACAAGAGCATCCGTGCGGAGCTCGGCCAGTACACGCCCGCCCTACTCGAAAAGCCCGAGCTGATCGCGCTCAACAAGGCCGACCTGTTCGTGGACGATCAGGAACTGGCCGACACCGTCGCCGACGTGCGCCGTGCGCTCGACCTCGCGGACGATACCAAGGTCTTCATCATCAGCGGCGCCGCTCGCCAGGGCCTACGTGAACTCCTCGAAGCGGCGTGGAAGCTCGTGCATCCGGCCGGCCATACTCAGCCGGGCTGGTCGGCGTCTCCGGCTTGA
- the lpxI gene encoding UDP-2,3-diacylglucosamine diphosphatase LpxI (LpxI, functionally equivalent to LpxH, replaces it in LPS biosynthesis in a minority of bacteria.): MPRPLVILPDPPTPPTAIGLIAGAGRLPIIVAEGLRDIGHRIHGIGLANMYEPDLPEMCESFHEVGLFRVGGWGKALARRNVRHAIMVGKVDKAKLMHDPLRMVRNVPDMRTLIAWHQKLRHDRRSYAVLGAIADELERCGVQLLDSTTSIPQELADAGVMTTRQPTTAQQADVDFVWPQLVDLMRLDIGQAVAVRERDIIAVEAVEGTDRMIERAGMLCRAKGWTLCKGARCGHDRRSDVPTIGVMTIERMHDAGAGCLALAAGDVIMIDKEDVIAEADRRGIAIIGVPVGAA; this comes from the coding sequence GTGCCCCGTCCGTTGGTCATCCTGCCCGATCCGCCCACCCCGCCGACGGCCATCGGTCTCATCGCGGGTGCCGGCCGCCTGCCGATCATCGTGGCCGAGGGATTGCGCGATATCGGCCACCGCATCCACGGCATCGGTCTGGCGAACATGTACGAGCCCGACCTGCCGGAGATGTGCGAGAGCTTCCACGAGGTGGGGCTGTTCCGAGTCGGCGGCTGGGGCAAGGCCCTGGCCAGGCGGAACGTGCGCCACGCCATCATGGTGGGCAAGGTCGACAAGGCCAAGCTCATGCACGACCCGCTCCGCATGGTGCGCAACGTGCCCGACATGCGCACGCTCATCGCCTGGCACCAGAAGCTGCGGCATGATCGACGCTCCTACGCCGTGCTCGGCGCGATCGCCGATGAACTCGAACGCTGCGGCGTGCAACTGCTCGACTCGACGACCTCGATCCCCCAGGAACTCGCCGACGCCGGCGTCATGACCACCCGCCAGCCCACGACCGCCCAGCAGGCCGACGTTGATTTCGTGTGGCCCCAGTTGGTCGATCTGATGCGTCTGGACATCGGCCAGGCCGTCGCGGTCCGCGAGCGTGACATCATCGCCGTCGAAGCCGTCGAGGGCACCGACCGCATGATCGAACGCGCCGGCATGCTCTGCCGGGCCAAGGGCTGGACGCTGTGCAAGGGCGCGCGATGCGGGCACGACCGCCGGAGCGACGTGCCGACCATCGGCGTGATGACCATCGAGCGCATGCACGACGCCGGCGCGGGCTGCCTCGCGCTGGCCGCGGGTGACGTCATCATGATCGACAAGGAAGACGTCATCGCCGAGGCCGACCGCCGGGGCATCGCCATCATCGGTGTGCCCGTGGGCGCGGCCTGA